The following coding sequences are from one Seonamhaeicola sp. ML3 window:
- a CDS encoding DUF819 domain-containing protein — protein MSTKPLFTDDSIVFGLLMLALGFVFFTSSSKKNFWKSFYNYIPALLMAYMLPGALTTLGIIAPEWTTVSESGETIEHKSQVYYIASRFLLPAALVLMTLSINLKAIYNLGAKALVMFLTGTIGVIIGGPLAILLISIVSPETVGGIGPDAVWRGLATLAGSWIGGGANQAAMLEIYQYNTDNYAGMVIVDIVVANIWMAILLLGIGKSEKIDKWLKADNTAIEALKAKVSSYSAKISRNPTLSDLMVILGIAFTVVGIAHFGANLISELLLSNFELVRDKSSAMSSFGSQFFWMITIATALGILLSFTKFKQYEGAGASKIGSVFIYILVASIGMKMDLTKIADNPGLIFVGLVWMAIHVGLLVVVAKIIKAPYFFLAIGSKANIGGAASAPVVAAAFHPSLATVGVLLAVFGYVVGTYGAMLCAELMKIAAGG, from the coding sequence ATGAGTACTAAACCACTATTTACAGACGACAGCATTGTTTTTGGTCTGTTAATGCTTGCACTCGGTTTTGTTTTTTTTACATCATCAAGTAAAAAAAATTTCTGGAAATCATTTTACAATTACATACCCGCATTACTGATGGCTTATATGCTTCCTGGTGCCCTAACTACTCTGGGAATCATAGCACCAGAATGGACTACTGTTAGTGAATCTGGGGAAACAATAGAACATAAATCCCAGGTGTATTATATAGCCAGTAGGTTTTTATTGCCCGCTGCTTTGGTTCTAATGACTTTAAGTATCAATTTAAAAGCCATATATAACCTTGGGGCAAAAGCACTGGTAATGTTCTTGACTGGAACCATTGGTGTGATTATCGGCGGACCCTTAGCCATTTTGTTAATATCAATAGTTTCTCCAGAAACCGTCGGCGGTATTGGCCCTGATGCTGTTTGGAGAGGATTGGCCACTTTGGCTGGGAGCTGGATTGGAGGAGGTGCCAATCAGGCTGCTATGTTAGAAATCTATCAATATAATACCGATAATTATGCTGGAATGGTCATTGTAGATATCGTTGTTGCCAACATATGGATGGCTATTTTATTACTAGGGATTGGCAAATCAGAAAAAATAGATAAGTGGTTAAAAGCAGACAATACCGCCATTGAAGCTCTTAAAGCAAAAGTATCGTCCTACTCTGCTAAGATTTCAAGAAACCCAACACTTAGCGACCTGATGGTTATATTAGGTATTGCGTTCACCGTTGTAGGTATAGCACATTTTGGAGCTAACTTAATATCCGAGTTATTACTATCTAATTTTGAATTGGTTAGAGACAAGTCATCAGCTATGTCATCATTTGGATCTCAATTCTTTTGGATGATAACAATAGCCACTGCTCTAGGCATTTTGTTATCGTTTACCAAATTCAAACAATACGAAGGTGCCGGGGCAAGTAAAATTGGAAGTGTGTTTATCTATATCCTTGTTGCTAGTATAGGTATGAAAATGGATTTGACTAAAATTGCTGATAACCCAGGTCTAATTTTTGTTGGCCTCGTTTGGATGGCAATTCATGTTGGTTTATTGGTTGTGGTGGCTAAAATCATCAAAGCGCCTTACTTTTTCTTGGCAATTGGAAGTAAAGCGAACATAGGTGGTGCCGCATCTGCTCCAGTAGTAGCTGCAGCTTTTCACCCATCTTTGGCCACTGTTGGCGTTCTGCTTGCGGTATTTGGTTATGTTGTTGGTACTTATGGAGCCATGCTTTGTGCAGAGTTAATGAAAATTGCCGCGGGAGGTTAG
- a CDS encoding DUF4369 domain-containing protein, whose translation MKQIALLFLALLIISCGEEKHDLTVKVDVEGLKKGTIYLKKINDTSLVTVDSVSVNGASTLVLHSKLESPEMYYLYLDKNSDVEDHISFFADKGITEIKTSLKYFAFEPKITGSDQQKVFEEYLKIDSRFKNENLEIIKESFEAQKIGDTAKLNAIQKHSNSLLKRKYLYTVNFALNHSDSEVAPYLALAEIYDARLNLLDTINNSLSPKVKASKYGKELEAFIAKIKAKESQSE comes from the coding sequence ATGAAACAAATAGCACTCTTATTTCTTGCATTGTTAATTATTAGCTGTGGTGAGGAAAAGCACGACCTAACGGTTAAAGTAGACGTAGAGGGTCTTAAAAAAGGAACGATTTACCTAAAAAAAATTAACGATACAAGTCTGGTTACTGTAGATTCAGTATCGGTTAATGGAGCGTCTACATTGGTACTTCACAGTAAGCTAGAGTCTCCGGAAATGTATTATCTATACCTAGATAAAAACAGTGATGTAGAAGACCATATATCGTTCTTTGCAGATAAGGGCATTACAGAAATAAAAACCTCTTTGAAATATTTTGCGTTCGAGCCAAAAATTACAGGCAGTGATCAACAAAAGGTTTTTGAGGAATATCTAAAAATCGACTCACGATTTAAAAATGAAAACTTAGAGATTATCAAAGAGTCTTTTGAAGCGCAAAAAATTGGTGACACGGCCAAACTGAACGCCATTCAAAAACATTCTAACAGCTTATTAAAACGCAAATATTTGTATACCGTAAATTTTGCGCTTAATCACAGCGACAGTGAAGTAGCCCCTTATCTTGCTTTAGCCGAAATTTATGATGCAAGACTTAACTTATTAGATACCATAAACAATTCTTTATCTCCAAAAGTAAAAGCATCTAAATATGGTAAAGAATTAGAAGCTTTTATTGCTAAAATTAAAGCAAAGGAATCGCAAAGTGAATAG
- a CDS encoding 6-carboxytetrahydropterin synthase, with protein MRVTVSRKAHFNAAHRLYRKDWSDEKNESVFDKCNNPYFHGHNYELIVSVTGEIDKETGYVVDMKVLKQIIKEEVEEAFDHKNLNIEVPEFKDLNPTAENISVVIYNKMRPKIDADLDLEITLYETPRNFVTYSGN; from the coding sequence ATGAGAGTAACAGTAAGTAGAAAAGCGCACTTTAATGCTGCTCACAGACTTTATAGAAAAGATTGGAGCGATGAAAAAAACGAATCGGTTTTTGATAAATGTAATAATCCTTATTTCCATGGGCATAATTACGAGCTAATAGTAAGCGTTACAGGCGAAATAGATAAGGAAACAGGTTATGTTGTAGACATGAAGGTTTTAAAGCAAATCATAAAAGAGGAAGTAGAAGAGGCTTTTGATCATAAAAACCTAAATATTGAAGTACCAGAATTTAAAGATTTAAACCCAACAGCTGAAAATATATCGGTAGTTATCTACAATAAAATGAGACCCAAAATAGATGCCGATTTAGATTTAGAGATTACCTTATACGAAACACCAAGAAACTTTGTTACCTATTCAGGAAACTAA
- the idi gene encoding isopentenyl-diphosphate Delta-isomerase, with protein MEEEKVILVNENDEQIGLMPKMEAHKKAVLHRAFSVFVFNDKNELMLQQRALDKYHSPGLWTNTCCSHQRDGESNIQAGKRRLQEEMGFVTELQESISFMYKAPFDNGLTEHEYDHVLLGKYNDEPIINPNEVASWKWMPLEAVKLDISLNPALYTEWFKVIFDKFYEHINVTANESNSK; from the coding sequence ATGGAAGAAGAAAAAGTAATTCTTGTAAACGAAAACGATGAGCAAATAGGTCTGATGCCTAAAATGGAAGCTCATAAAAAGGCGGTACTACATCGTGCGTTTTCGGTTTTTGTCTTTAATGATAAAAATGAATTAATGCTCCAACAAAGAGCATTAGATAAATACCATTCTCCAGGACTTTGGACAAACACTTGTTGTAGTCACCAGCGGGATGGTGAGAGTAATATTCAAGCTGGAAAAAGAAGATTGCAAGAGGAAATGGGGTTTGTTACAGAGCTTCAAGAGTCTATTTCATTTATGTATAAAGCGCCTTTCGATAATGGGCTTACAGAACATGAATATGACCATGTTTTATTGGGGAAATACAATGATGAGCCAATAATCAACCCTAATGAAGTTGCTAGCTGGAAGTGGATGCCTTTAGAGGCTGTGAAGCTTGACATAAGTTTAAATCCAGCTTTGTATACAGAATGGTTTAAGGTAATTTTCGATAAATTCTACGAACATATAAACGTAACTGCAAATGAGAGTAACAGTAAGTAG
- a CDS encoding OmpA family protein, translated as MRKILIITVLCLSSFGFSQSGIKKADKLFDKLWYKEAAVLYETELRTFLNKSDYDEAEYKRLLQRTGDAYFFNTDMEDAYKWYDKLVSEFYSSVESEYIFRYAHTLQGIGKHKDAKRWMKEFSKRTKKEDIRAKHLSQEELTVEDILDLESRFTLKNVSVNTKYSDFGAQYYKDQLIFSSAVDSSVFHTRVYHWNEQPFLNMFVGDLNEIESDLRQSGEFSEALNTKYHEATLAFSPDETKVYFTRNNYNGDLGRDNKGTNHLKLYSAELLKDEEGALTWQNVMELPFNSEDYSVGHPTVSEDGKLLYFVSDMPGSIGATDIFVVDILEDGYSQPRNLGENVNTAGREMFPFITNNSLYLASDGHLGLGGLDVYQSKIIDENFTKPQNLGAPLNSEMDDFGFIIKEAEDRGFVCSNRLTGKGDDDIYSFVRLPEPSCDQLIKGYVSNALTGERIANVKMALVSQEGDELASSVTDLNGAYKFNQTLNCGTPYKVIATKTGYTEKDKLVKTLDESGETIVPLGLETLNRLIVEEDGLLKIKIGIIYFDLDKSFIRNDASIELNKVVLLMMQYPNMVIKIESHTDSRNTHEYNLDLSDRRAKSTRDYIISQGIEASRIESAKGYGETQLINNCSDGVSCSEEDHQLNRRSEFIIIKM; from the coding sequence ATGAGAAAAATATTAATTATAACGGTTTTATGTTTGTCTAGCTTCGGGTTCTCTCAAAGCGGAATCAAGAAGGCAGATAAATTATTTGACAAATTATGGTACAAAGAAGCGGCAGTTTTATATGAAACGGAACTAAGAACTTTTCTTAATAAAAGTGATTACGACGAAGCCGAATATAAAAGATTGCTTCAAAGAACAGGTGATGCCTACTTCTTTAATACCGATATGGAGGATGCCTATAAGTGGTACGATAAGTTGGTTTCTGAGTTTTACTCGAGCGTTGAATCAGAGTATATCTTTAGATACGCCCATACGTTACAAGGTATTGGTAAACATAAGGATGCCAAGCGTTGGATGAAAGAGTTTTCTAAAAGAACAAAAAAGGAAGACATTAGAGCCAAACATTTAAGTCAAGAAGAATTAACAGTTGAAGATATCCTTGATTTGGAATCGAGATTTACTTTAAAGAATGTGTCGGTTAATACCAAGTATTCAGATTTTGGTGCGCAATATTACAAAGATCAATTGATTTTTTCTTCGGCGGTAGATTCCTCTGTATTTCACACAAGGGTTTATCATTGGAATGAACAACCTTTCTTGAATATGTTTGTTGGAGACCTTAACGAAATAGAATCAGACTTGCGACAATCAGGTGAATTTTCAGAAGCATTGAATACCAAGTATCACGAGGCTACATTGGCTTTTTCGCCAGATGAAACCAAAGTATATTTCACCAGAAATAATTACAATGGCGATTTAGGTAGAGATAATAAAGGCACCAATCATTTAAAGTTATACAGCGCAGAACTTTTAAAAGACGAAGAAGGTGCATTAACATGGCAAAATGTGATGGAACTTCCATTTAATAGTGAAGATTATTCTGTTGGACATCCAACGGTGAGTGAAGATGGTAAGTTGTTATACTTTGTTTCAGATATGCCCGGATCTATTGGTGCAACCGATATTTTTGTGGTAGATATTTTAGAAGATGGCTATTCGCAACCAAGAAATCTGGGAGAAAACGTAAATACAGCAGGAAGGGAGATGTTTCCCTTTATTACCAATAACTCTTTGTATTTGGCTTCAGATGGACATTTAGGCCTAGGTGGTTTGGATGTTTACCAAAGTAAAATTATTGATGAAAACTTTACTAAGCCACAAAATTTAGGAGCACCTTTAAACAGTGAAATGGATGATTTCGGATTTATTATTAAAGAGGCAGAGGACAGAGGGTTTGTATGTTCAAACCGATTGACCGGAAAAGGAGATGACGATATTTACTCTTTTGTTAGATTACCGGAACCATCGTGCGACCAATTAATTAAGGGTTACGTGTCTAATGCTTTAACCGGTGAGCGTATAGCAAATGTAAAAATGGCTTTAGTTTCACAAGAAGGCGATGAGTTAGCGAGTTCTGTAACCGATCTTAATGGCGCTTACAAATTCAATCAGACTTTAAACTGTGGAACGCCTTACAAAGTAATAGCTACAAAAACTGGGTATACCGAGAAAGATAAGCTGGTAAAAACACTAGATGAATCTGGTGAGACCATTGTGCCTTTAGGTTTAGAGACTTTAAATAGGTTAATTGTTGAGGAAGATGGTTTACTAAAAATCAAAATCGGTATAATCTATTTCGATTTAGATAAATCATTTATTCGTAATGATGCCTCTATTGAGTTGAATAAAGTTGTTTTGTTAATGATGCAATACCCTAATATGGTTATTAAGATTGAAAGCCATACAGATTCTAGAAATACACATGAGTATAATCTAGATTTATCTGATAGAAGAGCAAAATCTACTAGAGATTATATTATTAGTCAAGGGATTGAAGCGAGCAGAATTGAAAGCGCTAAGGGCTATGGAGAGACTCAGTTGATTAATAACTGTTCGGACGGTGTAAGCTGTTCAGAAGAAGATCATCAACTTAACAGAAGGTCTGAGTTTATAATTATAAAGATGTAA
- a CDS encoding type IX secretion system membrane protein PorP/SprF: MFSKYKNIDKNTKQSLSISTFVLALLLTFTGNAQQDPQFTDYMFNTLTVNSAYAGSRGHLTVTGLHRTQWVGLDGAPETQTFSIESPVGKNVGLGFSIVNDRVGPSDEFFFDANFSYTVHLNDNSKLSFGIKGGGRMLNVDFTKGLYQESEAIFQNNINNKFLATIGAGIYWHNEDTYVGLSVPNFLTDEHYDEIQDAVAAERLHYFLIAGKVFDLSPTVKFKPAFLGKFVVGAPIIADVSANFLFNETLRLGVAYRWDDSVSGLIGLQLSPQLMVGYAYDYTTTELQNFNNGTHEIMIRFELKSKEKQLKSPRFF; this comes from the coding sequence ATGTTTTCAAAATATAAAAATATAGATAAAAACACCAAGCAAAGCTTGTCAATAAGCACCTTTGTGTTAGCGCTGTTATTAACGTTTACTGGTAATGCACAGCAAGACCCTCAGTTCACAGATTATATGTTCAACACCTTAACCGTAAATTCGGCTTATGCTGGGTCTAGGGGACACTTAACCGTAACAGGTTTGCACAGAACCCAATGGGTAGGACTGGACGGAGCTCCAGAGACTCAAACATTTAGTATTGAGTCTCCGGTTGGGAAAAATGTTGGTTTAGGATTTTCTATTGTAAACGATAGAGTAGGCCCTTCAGATGAGTTTTTCTTTGATGCCAATTTCTCATATACGGTACACTTAAATGATAATAGTAAATTATCCTTCGGAATTAAAGGTGGTGGAAGAATGCTAAATGTTGATTTCACTAAAGGCTTATACCAAGAATCTGAAGCAATTTTTCAGAATAACATAAACAATAAGTTCTTGGCAACAATAGGAGCCGGAATATATTGGCACAATGAAGATACTTATGTTGGATTATCTGTACCTAATTTTTTGACCGATGAGCATTATGATGAAATTCAAGATGCCGTTGCAGCCGAAAGATTGCATTATTTCTTAATTGCAGGAAAGGTGTTTGATTTAAGCCCCACTGTGAAATTCAAACCAGCTTTCTTAGGGAAGTTTGTGGTTGGAGCACCTATAATAGCAGATGTTTCAGCAAACTTTTTGTTCAATGAAACTTTACGATTAGGCGTAGCATATCGATGGGATGACTCTGTTAGTGGATTGATTGGTTTGCAATTAAGTCCTCAGCTCATGGTTGGTTATGCATATGATTACACAACCACTGAACTTCAGAATTTTAATAACGGAACACATGAGATTATGATACGTTTCGAATTAAAATCGAAAGAAAAACAATTAAAATCACCTCGTTTCTTTTAA